DNA from Aggregatimonas sangjinii:
CGAATGGAAAAGTGGGCGTGTGCCATTTGTTGAAAGTGACTTAGAAAGGCTAAATTTATTGAGGCTCCTCCTGCCGCTCCTAAAACCGGAACCGCCTGGGCGACGAACTTTTCAGAGACCTGGATGCTAAAACGGGAAGCGATTACGGCCAATGCCGCCAAAATGGGGTTCGGACTGCCAACAACCAATGCACCTAAGGTTTTTGTTCCTCCTTTTACTGCAGACCCCACAGCGATACGGGAGGCATAATAACCCGTTTCCAAACTGTTGTCGTGTTTGCTCTTTCCTCCCAGTGCGAATACTTGCAGACAGGCCAATTGGGTGTCCATTTCGTTAAGGTCTTCGCCTTCGCTACGGGCGATATCCATAATGGAGCGCATCATCAATTTTGTGGTAATACCAAGGTCTACGGCAAAGGCCGTCGCACCAAAAGCACCGCCTATTGCCCCTGAGGAAGTCACCAAGGCCTTGTAGGTTCTGTTCCAAGGTGCGGTCTTGGCCCCATTCTTTTTCATGGAAAACAAATTGCTTCTTACCACGGAATGCAGCACTTTAAAACTGAGTTCCTGCAGCCATTTCTGTCGCTTTTTGGGTAGCATTTGAAGCCGTCCCTCGATGACATTGCCCACTTTATTGAGACCTTTCATCGCCCAGCCAATGTCTTCCATTTTCTTCTTGGCATTGATCAAGACCAGTTCGTCTTCTATGGAAAGTGTTTTTGTTTTCGTCATAAATTCAAATTATCATAATACGGTAGCTACAGATAGAGCGCCCAATACAAGCAATAGGTTACTACCGCAATGCACACCACATAAAGCCCCGCTTCTTTCCAAGCATCCTTTTTCGCCTTTTCCCGTATCTCCCTTTTAATCCGGTAAAGCTTTTCGGCAGATACCTCATTGAATTGCAATTCCGTCTTACGAACTGCGGTTTCAATAAACATATTTTTGACCTTTTTAAACGTATTGCGCTTACTCAGTAAGGCCCTGTTGGCCTTCACTACTTTCATTGGTTGTCCAGCATGTCCCATCTTCTTTCTTTCCTTATGAGTAGGAATACCTGCCATTTTGTTACACCAGGCCGTTTTGGGCATACCGCATGCTTAGTAGAAAGGGCTTTATAGCTACTTAGCCCAACCCTGGAAATCTCGGGAGCCCTCAGGGTGACATATTTGCTAGAATTTTAAATACCGGACACTGCCAACTGCAAAACTAATCCTCCCTAATAATATCAGGTTGCCCCTTGACTTTCAGCTCGAAAATATCGGGTCGTGCGTAATGCCCGATGACGTCAAAGTCCAATTTACTACGGGGAACGTCCTCCAAATCGAGTTCGGCGATCAGTGCTCCGGCCTTTCCGAAGAGCGGACCTGCGAGTACCTTCCCTAATGGAGAAACGATGATGCTGCCCCCAGGACATAGATTTTCAGGTTCGGAAGCCACGGTCTCGGCGTACTTTTCGGGGTACATGCTTTTCGTGTAATATTGATTACAGCCCAACACAAAACAGCGGCCTTCGAGGGCGATATGTGTCATGGTCGCCGTCCATTCTTCCCTGGAATCGGCTGTGGGAGCGATATAGATTTCAACCCCGTTTTGATACATGGCCATACGTGCTTGTGGCATGTAATTCTCCCAACAGATGAGGCCGCCCAACTTTCCGATTCTGGTGTCGAAGGCGACCAACGATTCTCCGGCAGCCTCTGCCCAAACGAGCCGTTCGGTACCCGTTGGTTTTATTTTTCGATGCACGCCCAGTAAACCGTGGGTCGGTGAAATGTAGAGCATGGAGCAATATAGGCTACCGTTGGTACTGTTCTTTTCGGTGACACCCAAAACGATATAAGTGTTATGTGTTTCGGCAAGTTCCTCTAAACGGCTGCGGTCTTCACTTTCCAAATCGATACTGGCGGCGGAAAAATCGGCATATGCCTGCCGACCAAAATCGGTGCGGCTCCCGATTTTAGCCCCGAAATCGAAACCCCTAGGGTAGCCGGGAATGAAGGATTCCGGGAATACCAGTAGTTCGCAGCCTTGTTGCGCATACGTTTTGACCAAGGATTCTACCTTTTGCAAAGTCTTTTCCTTGTCAAAAAATACCGGGGATTCCTGTAGTACGGCTACTTTTAGTTTCATAATTGAGATGTGTGTTCTAAGGTAGTTTTTTTATCAAATATGGTGAAAGAACTTGAGGTGAGATGCTCTATGTTTTGTGCTTGATGCCGGATGCGCGATGCTTGGTGTTTGGTGTTTGGTGTTTGAATATTCTATAACAGCATAGGGGCATCGAATTCAAAACCATCCCCATAATAACTTCACCCTCTCCCAAACTCCGGTGGAATCAATCCACGAAGCCCAAGTATTCGATTTGAAACAAATTTTCCGATTTGCGTTGGATATCGACCCCATACCCAAATCCTTCGGCACGGTAGTAGTATTCGATTTTTTTGAGCGCATTATTTTCCCGGTTCACCGTCAAAAAACTATCCCAGACTTCCTGTGGTTTGTCGGGATCTTCAAAAGTCTCTAGCTCGGGACCGGAGGGATTAGGAAATGCCAGAGTCTCTGGCAACTCATACATGGCAGCCACTATGTAAAATGCCTCGTGCCAACTCGTCGCCGGCAGCGTAAACGTATCGGTCGTACCCTCGTGAAAATCAGGGTCGTTTGGTTTACTCACAAAGGTCACCTCGGAATAGTTTTCTTTGAGTTTTGCGATATAGACTTCGTTACCTTCTTCCTCTTCTTCGGGCATTGGAAGATGGGATAGGAAACCGCTAAAGGCATAACCTGTTTGCCCTTTGTATCGTACCATATGCATTCCTCCTTTGATATGCTCTACCTCTAAAGAGGTGTCCGCCGCTTCTTGCAACAACACTACACGACTTCTAAAGGGCATTACGGCCAGTTTTTCGCTATCAAGGGCATTGTCTGCGCGTAGGCTGAGGCCGTTTGGGACCATTACATAAAGGTCCCCTAGGGCGGTGTCTTGATTCTCCTGGGCTACCAAAGTACTGTCTCGTCCTTCGGACTGGGCGGTTTGTTTTGCCTTTTCCTTACAGGATCCTAGGCAAATAAGAAAGACAAAAGCAAGAACGTAAACAATACTATTTTTCATGATAGGTAAGGTGTCGTGGAATATATGAAACGAACAAACAGCGGTTTAATTATTCCAACCCATCCGCTTTCAGCAACTCCATGCCCGTTGAGGAGCGCGGTTTAAAGCCGGGCCAGTCTTTTTCATTGGAATTTTCGGGAATGGTCAAGTACTCTGAGTTGTCATCTCCTTTTAAGTGTGTGCCCAGAAAGGCAGTAACAAAATGTTGATTTATATTATTGATTTTGCGCTGGTCCCACGTAGAATCGGCATAACGATAGTATTCGTCAATATGGAGTCCAGGTGCTAGTGACTCTACTGGTGGAGGATTCGGCGCTACATTGTGCCGTGCGTTTTTATAGGTAAGTAAGTATCGGTCTGCGTTGACAGCCCCTTTATAAATCGCTTTGATACCGTCTTCATAACCGGAAATATCGTCTTGGCTACCCGCGATAAATAAGGTGGGCTTCTTTAATCCTTTTAAGCCTTCCGCATCCCAAACGCCTCGTGCCATTCCCCAAGGAGCAAAGGCGACTACGGCTTTGATACGGGGATCGATTGAATTTTGATATTCGGGATTACTTGCCGCCAATGAGGCAATGGCCGTGCTACCTCCTGTCATTTGTCCGAAGAAAGCCGCAGCGCCATCACTGTATCCTGCACCACCCACATTGAGCACCCCATAACCCCCCATCGAATAACCCACTATTCCGGTGTTTTCATCATCTACCAAACCTGCTAGTTGGTCTTTGGAATCCGAGCCTCCCAAACGGGCCATTTCGTTGATTACGAATTTAATATCCTTGGCACGATTGAGCAACGTACTTGGAAAGGCATTGGCATCTTTAAAAGTGGAGTCGGTATGGTCGATGGAAACGACCACATAGCCTTTAGAAGCCAGATTTTCAGTCAAATAGGTCATCAGATATCGGGATCCCACATAACCATGGGAGACCACGATCAACGGAAACGCGGTACCGGACTTCGGTGTGGCATCGCGTAACGCCCTACCTTTAAAGCTAAAGGGAACTAAAGGTCGTAAGGTATCGCCTCGAGTACCCATCACTTCCTCATAGTTGACAGAAACTTCCGTACCGGCGGGGACATCGGCAGGATACCAAATTTCAACGGTAAGCGGACGGTCATACATCGCATCTTTCCCTCCTTTGGAATTCAAAATATCCACCTGGTCCTTATGTACCAGATTTATAGTGCGCACCCCAACCGTATGTTCACCACGTGCCGAAAGTTCGGGGGCATCGGGTAGCGGATCGCCATAAACAAACTCGTACTGCGCGGTAAGTGCGCCGGTGTAAAAAAACATCAGGCAAACAAGGGAAAAGGCAAGCGTAAATCGGACTTTCATAGTCGGGTTTTTGAGTTGGTTTTCAAGATACGTAAATATTATTAGTAGGGGACTGGTGCGGGAAGGTTGGATGCTCGGTGCCGTTTTTATCGAAATAAAATTTTAATCCAAAGGATATCCAACTTTGGTACTCATTCTTTCGTCATTCAATGTCGAGATTCGTGCGTCGCCCACCCTACAAAGTCATCTTGTTTCTTTCGCCTAATTCCTAACAATTTTCGCCATCAGGCCCACAACTGTCCGCTTCTGCGACGCCATTTATCGGGGCTACCTCTTGAAAAGCTTCTAGAAAAACACTGCTCGGCTGCGCCCCACTGATACCGTATTTGTTATTGATGATAAAAAACGGAACCCCGGAAACACCAAGTTGTTGGTAATGACCGATTTCCTGCTTTACCGCATAGGCGATGTCGTCATTCGCGATGATTTCTTGGGTCTTTTCGGCGTCCCAGCCGAACTCGGACATGAGCTTGTTCAGTACAACGGGGTCATTTAAATGTAGATTCTCGGTAAAGTAGGCATATAGAAAGCGCTCTTTCAACTTGTCTTTAAAATCTTCTTCCCCGGCCACATGTAGCAATTGGTGCAAGGGTAAGGTGTTCACGGCCATCCAGTTCTTCCCGAAATTGAAATCAAGCCCCAAATCCAATCCTACATCGGTAATACGCTCGGTCATTTCCCTGGTACGTTCCAAATCCCCAAATTTATTGATGAGGTAGGTATCCCTGTCGAACCCGCTTTTAGGAATCGTCGGGTCCAATTGGAAAGGGTGCCAACTAACCTCAACTGGCGCGCCCTTCCACTCGGCCAAAGCGGCTTCCAGGCGACGTTTGCCAATATAACACCAAGGGCAGGCCACATCGGAAACGATATCAACGGTAATTTTATCTTTTTGCATGTTCTCGTTTTTAAACTTGCGGTTTGGTCGTGATTTTTACACATTACTTACATGCAAGGCTTCCCTCATATAGGCTGCCAATAGCTGATTGTGTTTAGAACAAAGAGAAGAGAATAGAGAGAAGAGATAAAGGATAAATGGTTTGTGGTTTAAAATAAAAATTGAGGATTAAAGTGCTTTTGAAATCCGTAAAGCAAAACCGTGTCTCACAAATCAAGCTACGATCCACCAACGGCATAAAGGTTTTCGGATGTATACTATCGTAGGTGATTCACATACCAAAAGACGACACCTTTAAAATTATTTAATATCTTCCTGAGCAGTTTCCCCTCCTAAAATCGTAATCAAATGAAAATGTTCGCAAAACCACTACCGCTGACGGTGGCTTTCTTTTTTATGGCCTTATTCACTGCAAGCTGTCAAGATGTGATGAATGATACATCCATAGAAAAATCCATCGATACCATTTTTAAAGCGTTTGATCATCCCAACAAACCTGGCGCAGCGGTCGCCGTGGTGCAAAATGGCGAAATCGTTTTTAAAAAAGGCTATGGGAGTGCCAATTTGGAATATGACATTCCTGTAACGCCGAAGACCATATTTCATGTGGCATCGGTATCGAAACAGTTTACGGTTTTTGCGCTCTTGCTGCTCGCCGAAGAAGGAAAACTGTCTTTTGACGATCCCATTCAAAAGTACATAGAAGAAGTACCCGACTTTGGTCAGGAAATTACTTTACGCCATCTGGCAGCGCATACCAGTGGGATGCGCGATCAATGGGACCTTCTAAATTTAGCCGGCTGGCGCTGGGACGATGTCATCACCAAAGAGCATATCTTAAAAATGGTGTCCAGACAAAAGGAGCTGAATTTTACCCCCGGCGAACAATTCATGTACTGCAATACGGGCTATACGTTATTGGCAGAGGTTGTGGCCAGGGTTTCGGGGAAATCCTTTGCCGTTTTTACCCAGGAACGGATATTTACGCCCTTGCAAATGACCAATTCACAATTTTATGACGACCATACCAAAATCGTAAAGAACAGGGCGTATTCGTACAATCCCATGATCTACGGCTTTCAAAAAAGCGTTTTAAGCTATGCCAATGTCGGTGCCACCAGTTTATTCACCACCGTCGAGGATCTGAGTCTGTGGGCCATGAATTTCAAGGAACCAAAAGTGGGTAGTGCCGATTTGATCGAACAGATGAATACCTTGGCCGTACTGAACAATGGGAAAACTTTTAATGGGGCTTATGGCCAGTTCGTAACCCCGTACAAAGGATTGCAGCAAATACAGCACAGCGGGGGAGATGCCGGCTATCGTTCCTATCTGACCCGTTTTCCCGATCAGGGTTTGGCGGTTTCGGTAGTATCCAATTCCGGGGCTTCCAACCCTTATGCCTTGGGAATGCAGGTAGTCGATCTGTACTTGAAAGATGCGTTTGTCGAAGAACAACGGTCGCAGCCTGATCAAAAAGAGGTAAAAACGATTTCCTTGAGCGAGACGGCACTACAGGCCTTTGAGGGCCACTATTGGGATGCAAAAGACCTGTATTCCAGAAGGATATATTTAAAAGATGGTCGTTTACAGTACGACCGTGGCAATGGGAACGTCACCGAATTGGCACCTTTGACCGAGAGTACCTTTAGGATGCGAAACCTACCAAATGAAGTTACCGTAGCTTTTAGTTCTGAAGATGGCCAAGCCCGGATGATCGTCTCCGAAGGTGATAATATACTGGGCACATTGGATGCATACACTCCGGTAGATGCTTCAAAAGTAGACCTTACTCCCTTTCTTGGGCCCTATACCAGTGAAGAATTGAGTACGACGTATACCTTGATCGAAAACGAAGGGAAACTGATAGCCACGCACCCAAGAAGTTCCGATATCCCGTTAACGCTTATAAAGGCGGATGTTTATAAAGCCGGGGGCAATACTATCGTATTTACCCGAGACGGGGATAATACCGTTCAGGGGCTAAAGGTCTCTACAGGCAGGGTTAAAAATCTCAAGTTTAGCAAAGAATAATTAAGATTTTTTTCGGCTGCCTTCCTTTTTCCCCTTGCCTTACTCCCACCCAGAGACCCCTCCGTCCGCCAGTTGGCGAACGCCTCCCCTTTACAGGGAGAACTTCTGAACCTGTCCGTCAGTCAGGTGGGCCTGCCCGTCTGGCGGGAGCAAGCGATTTCCCCCCAGAATAATACATTAAATCGATTGCAAATGATCCGCCATTTTTTCCCTTCCGGCAGCATCCGGCAAAGGCCCAAAACCGGCTCCCATATTATCCCTAAGATGTTTTAAACTCGATGTACCGGGAATCACACAGGTCACCCGCTCATTGGAAAGGATAAATTTCAGGAAATACTGTCCCCAACTTGAGATGTCATAAGCTGCCGCCCAATCGGGCAAAGCTTTCCCTTTGACCTTACTGAAAAGGTCGCCCCCTTCGTAAGGCTGATTGACGATAACCGAAACATCGTGTTTTTGACAGGTATCGAAAAGGGATTTTTCGGCATTTCGCGAACGTATGGAATAATTGAACTGTACAAAATCCGGTTGGTCCGATTGGATGATGTCTTCCAAGGTCGGGTGGGACGAATCTACATAGTGCGTCAGTCCCCAATACCGTATTTTGCCTTTTTCTTTCCAGGCGCGCAATGTTTTTACATGGGTTTTCCAATCAACGAGATTATGTATTTGCATCAAATCCATGGTCTTTCGTTGCATTTTTTCAAAGGAAGATTCCATTTGGTCGATACCCGCTTGTTTACCGGCAGTCCATACTTTGGTGGCGTAAAAAAATCGATCCTGGTTAGCGAGTTGCCCGGCCGCACGACCCACTACGGCTTCGGAAGTACCGTACATTGGGGAGGAGTCGATTACCGTTCCACCTAGTTTATGCATTTCGGCCAAGAGCTGTTTTCGAATTTCCAATTCTTGTTTGGAATCCCCGATATCGAAAGTTTGCCATGTACCAAGACCGACCATTGGCAATTTTTCCCCTGAGCTATAAATAGTTCTTTGCCCCATTTCATCTTGGGGCGAAAAGGAGAAGAACGCCGGTAGGGTCGCGAAACCCAATCCGGCAAGGCCCCCAAGCTGCAAGATGTCTCTTCTGGAATAGTTCATGGGTATACGTTTTCTTTGACGGATATTAATTTAAGCTTTTCCCACGAAACGGGGTGTCAAGGGTTTGGGAATCGGTGTCATAGGTAGGATATCACATTCAATCCAGTTCAAATTCCTCTGTCTGGGTACTTTTAAATAGGTAATCGTTTTCACCTATTGAAAAAATAATCGTATCGTTTGCAACAAGATCCATTATTTCTAGACGTTCTAACGAATCCACTCCTTTGAGAAAAGTATATTCGAAGAATTCCCCTCTAGAATTTACGGAAACAAAATCTAGAGTTCCAATTTTGGTAGAGGATACTGTAAAACTTTTATTGGCAAAAGTGCCGTCCAATTGCTTGGGGATTCTGACCTTGGCGTCTAATATTCTCTTTGGCACCCCAATAGTATCATGATAGGCGCAGAAAAAAAGTAAATAGTCATATTGGCCATAGCGCACCTTATCATAAATCCAATAATCCCCCAATGTCTTCCCATCTGTATCTGAATACTCATATACTACTAGCGGTTTATATTTAAAAACGGATTTACAACCATAGATTAAAGCCCAAATGAACAGAAAGGTGAGCAATCCTTTTCCATTAATTCTTAATTGAATGACTTTTTGAATAATATAAGAGCCCATTATACAAAGTTATTGCTTTCTTAAGGATTATGATTATGTCAGAATTTAGATTCCCGCTTTTTCATTACATTTAGAGAGACTAATTAATCCACTTGAAAATGAAACTTCACCGCAACCTATTAGGTTTAATCATCGCTTATCTATTTATATTACCCTTAACAACGGAAGCACAAAGACGCAAAAAAACAATCCCTGTAAAAACAGCCTTCTCAGAAGAACTCTACTCAAGCCTGGAATATCGTTCCATAGGGCCGCATCGCGGAGGCCGATCGGCTGCGGTAACCGGCGTACCGGGCGAACTGAATCTTTTTTACTTTGGGGCTACGGGAGGTGGGGTATGGAAAACCGAAGACGGTGGCCGTACCTGGGAGAATATTTCCGATGGCTATTTCGGGGGGAGTATCGGCGCCGTGGAAGTGGCAAAAAGCGATAAGAACATCATTTACGTAGGCGGGGGCGAAAAAACGCTACGGGGCAATGTGTCCTCTGGTTATGGTATTTGGAAAACCGAGGATGCGGGCAAGACCTGGACCTCGGCGGGTTTAAAAAATAGCCGCCATGTACCGCGAATTCGCATTCACCCCACCAATGCCGATATCGTCTACGCAGCCGTACTCGGTAACATCTATAAACCAACCCAAGACCGAGGCATCTACAAAAGTACCGATGGGGGGAACACTTGGCGCAAGACCCTGTTCGTAAACGACCAATCGGGTGCCGTTGATCTGATCCTAGACCCCAATAACCCCCGTATTTTATACGCTAGTACCTGGCGTGCCAAACGTACGCCCTATAGCTTGAGCAGTGGTGGTGCCGGTTCTGCCCTCTGGAAGAGTGTAGACAGTGGTGAAACGTGGACTGAGATTTCCAAAAACGAGGGATTTCCCAAAGATACCTTGGGAATTATCGGGGTAACGGTCTCACCCAAAAATTCGGAGCGGGTATGGGCGATCGTCGAGAATAAGGAAAAAGGCGGTCTCTACCGTTCCGAAGATGGGGGCAAGAAATGGACAATGGTAAATGATGAGCGCAAG
Protein-coding regions in this window:
- a CDS encoding EcsC family protein produces the protein MTKTKTLSIEDELVLINAKKKMEDIGWAMKGLNKVGNVIEGRLQMLPKKRQKWLQELSFKVLHSVVRSNLFSMKKNGAKTAPWNRTYKALVTSSGAIGGAFGATAFAVDLGITTKLMMRSIMDIARSEGEDLNEMDTQLACLQVFALGGKSKHDNSLETGYYASRIAVGSAVKGGTKTLGALVVGSPNPILAALAVIASRFSIQVSEKFVAQAVPVLGAAGGASINLAFLSHFQQMAHAHFSIRRLERIYGEELVKESYEQLDITSKK
- a CDS encoding carbon-nitrogen hydrolase family protein, producing the protein MKLKVAVLQESPVFFDKEKTLQKVESLVKTYAQQGCELLVFPESFIPGYPRGFDFGAKIGSRTDFGRQAYADFSAASIDLESEDRSRLEELAETHNTYIVLGVTEKNSTNGSLYCSMLYISPTHGLLGVHRKIKPTGTERLVWAEAAGESLVAFDTRIGKLGGLICWENYMPQARMAMYQNGVEIYIAPTADSREEWTATMTHIALEGRCFVLGCNQYYTKSMYPEKYAETVASEPENLCPGGSIIVSPLGKVLAGPLFGKAGALIAELDLEDVPRSKLDFDVIGHYARPDIFELKVKGQPDIIRED
- a CDS encoding SH3 domain-containing protein, which gives rise to MKNSIVYVLAFVFLICLGSCKEKAKQTAQSEGRDSTLVAQENQDTALGDLYVMVPNGLSLRADNALDSEKLAVMPFRSRVVLLQEAADTSLEVEHIKGGMHMVRYKGQTGYAFSGFLSHLPMPEEEEEGNEVYIAKLKENYSEVTFVSKPNDPDFHEGTTDTFTLPATSWHEAFYIVAAMYELPETLAFPNPSGPELETFEDPDKPQEVWDSFLTVNRENNALKKIEYYYRAEGFGYGVDIQRKSENLFQIEYLGFVD
- a CDS encoding alpha/beta hydrolase family protein yields the protein MKVRFTLAFSLVCLMFFYTGALTAQYEFVYGDPLPDAPELSARGEHTVGVRTINLVHKDQVDILNSKGGKDAMYDRPLTVEIWYPADVPAGTEVSVNYEEVMGTRGDTLRPLVPFSFKGRALRDATPKSGTAFPLIVVSHGYVGSRYLMTYLTENLASKGYVVVSIDHTDSTFKDANAFPSTLLNRAKDIKFVINEMARLGGSDSKDQLAGLVDDENTGIVGYSMGGYGVLNVGGAGYSDGAAAFFGQMTGGSTAIASLAASNPEYQNSIDPRIKAVVAFAPWGMARGVWDAEGLKGLKKPTLFIAGSQDDISGYEDGIKAIYKGAVNADRYLLTYKNARHNVAPNPPPVESLAPGLHIDEYYRYADSTWDQRKINNINQHFVTAFLGTHLKGDDNSEYLTIPENSNEKDWPGFKPRSSTGMELLKADGLE
- a CDS encoding DsbA family protein, with the protein product MQKDKITVDIVSDVACPWCYIGKRRLEAALAEWKGAPVEVSWHPFQLDPTIPKSGFDRDTYLINKFGDLERTREMTERITDVGLDLGLDFNFGKNWMAVNTLPLHQLLHVAGEEDFKDKLKERFLYAYFTENLHLNDPVVLNKLMSEFGWDAEKTQEIIANDDIAYAVKQEIGHYQQLGVSGVPFFIINNKYGISGAQPSSVFLEAFQEVAPINGVAEADSCGPDGENC
- a CDS encoding serine hydrolase domain-containing protein, which gives rise to MKMFAKPLPLTVAFFFMALFTASCQDVMNDTSIEKSIDTIFKAFDHPNKPGAAVAVVQNGEIVFKKGYGSANLEYDIPVTPKTIFHVASVSKQFTVFALLLLAEEGKLSFDDPIQKYIEEVPDFGQEITLRHLAAHTSGMRDQWDLLNLAGWRWDDVITKEHILKMVSRQKELNFTPGEQFMYCNTGYTLLAEVVARVSGKSFAVFTQERIFTPLQMTNSQFYDDHTKIVKNRAYSYNPMIYGFQKSVLSYANVGATSLFTTVEDLSLWAMNFKEPKVGSADLIEQMNTLAVLNNGKTFNGAYGQFVTPYKGLQQIQHSGGDAGYRSYLTRFPDQGLAVSVVSNSGASNPYALGMQVVDLYLKDAFVEEQRSQPDQKEVKTISLSETALQAFEGHYWDAKDLYSRRIYLKDGRLQYDRGNGNVTELAPLTESTFRMRNLPNEVTVAFSSEDGQARMIVSEGDNILGTLDAYTPVDASKVDLTPFLGPYTSEELSTTYTLIENEGKLIATHPRSSDIPLTLIKADVYKAGGNTIVFTRDGDNTVQGLKVSTGRVKNLKFSKE
- a CDS encoding aldo/keto reductase, with amino-acid sequence MNYSRRDILQLGGLAGLGFATLPAFFSFSPQDEMGQRTIYSSGEKLPMVGLGTWQTFDIGDSKQELEIRKQLLAEMHKLGGTVIDSSPMYGTSEAVVGRAAGQLANQDRFFYATKVWTAGKQAGIDQMESSFEKMQRKTMDLMQIHNLVDWKTHVKTLRAWKEKGKIRYWGLTHYVDSSHPTLEDIIQSDQPDFVQFNYSIRSRNAEKSLFDTCQKHDVSVIVNQPYEGGDLFSKVKGKALPDWAAAYDISSWGQYFLKFILSNERVTCVIPGTSSLKHLRDNMGAGFGPLPDAAGREKMADHLQSI